A single region of the Vicia villosa cultivar HV-30 ecotype Madison, WI linkage group LG4, Vvil1.0, whole genome shotgun sequence genome encodes:
- the LOC131600337 gene encoding uncharacterized protein LOC131600337, producing MRTEHAVEMAKTVLEVADVAWTAVECGHHLRHHNPPVTPNDNAGHPSDIDLESLQSENRRLRSLLDQNLKLLSNLSESNSFINNCPPDLHVRLAATVRSDEYLTRLKFLQKETVCGGNQFPFKEATEVDYRSADILINMDAKEPSWWVWVADETDPVNFEECSGIDDESYLIISEEHVVDGVANFMARCIMSNPKALKLSPEELQENLSKAFAGTSKLERILDIWNAGKLFYTLSTWGLALAGLYQSRSLLKVAAKGVHSGGKLALKLKALKMAAP from the exons ATGCGTACAGAACACGCCGTAGAGATGGCGAAAACGGTGCTTGAAGTCGCCGACGTCGCTTGGACCGCCGTTGAATGCGGCCACCATCTCCGTCACCATAATCCCCCTGTCACCCCCAACGATAACGCTGGACATCCTTCTGATATTGACTTAGAGTCTCTTCAATCGGAAAATCGACGCCTCAGGAGTTTGCTTGATCAGAATCTTAAGCTTCTGAGTAACCTCTCCGAATCCAATTCATTCATCAACAATTGCCCTCCCGAT TTGCACGTGCGATTAGCTGCTACGGTGAGGTCTGATGAGTACTTGACTCGTCTCAAGTTTCTACAAAAGGAAACTGTTTGTGGTGGAAATCAATTTCCTTTTAAAGAGGCCActg AGGTTGATTATCGATCGGCTGATATTTTAATCAATATGGACGCTAAAGAGCCCAGTTGGTGGGTTTGGGTTGCGGATGAGACGGATCCGGTCAATTTTGAGGAATGTAGCGGAATTGATGATGAGAGTTACTTGATCATCAGTGAGGAACACGTGGTTGATGGAGTTGCTAACTTTATGGCAAGATGCATTATGTCAAACCCAAAAGCCCTG AAGTTGTCACCGGAGGAACTACAGGAAA ATCTGTCAAAAGCATTTGCTGGTACAAGCAAACTGGAAAGGATTTTAGATATTTGGAATGCGGGGAAGTTGTTTTATACGCTTTCTACCTGGGGGCTTGCTCTGGCAGG GCTGTACCAAAGCCGTTCGTTGTTAAAAGTTGCAGCAAAGGGTGTTCATTCAGGCGGTAAACTCGCTCTCAAGTTGAAGGCTCTAAAGATGGCTGCTCCATGA
- the LOC131595987 gene encoding gamma-glutamylcyclotransferase 2-3, with product MAIWVFGYGSLISKAGFNYDERLVGFIKGYRRVFYQGSTDHRGTPEFPGRTVTLEPAEGEICWGAAYKISKEEDQEIALTYLEVREKQYDRKEYVDVFTELNATTPAISRSLVYIASPDKKANVNYLGPASVEEIARQIVQAEGPSGPNREYLFLLEKALLQIGSDDKHVTDLANEVRRIISEEH from the exons ATGGCAATTTGGGTATTTGGGTATGGTTCTTTGATCTCAAAAGCTGGCTTTAACTACGATGAACGTCTTGTTGGTTTCATCAAAGGTTATCGACGTGTCTTCTACCAAG GTTCTACTGACCATAGAGGAACCCCTGAATTTCCTGGAAGAACAGTCACACTGGAACCTGCGGAAGGAGAAATTTGt TGGGGAGCTGCTTACAAGATCTCAAAAGAAGAAGATCAAGAAATTGCTTTAACA TATCTGGAAGTAAGGGAGAAGCAATACGATCGAAAGGAATATGTGGATGTTTTCACT GAGCTTAATGCTACAACGCCAGCCATTTCTAGGTCATTGGT ATATATAGCATCCCCAGACAAGAAAGCTAATGTAAATTATTTAGGTCCTGCATCTGTTGAAGAGATTGCAAG GCAAATAGTTCAAGCTGAAGGTCCTTCTGGACCTAATAGAGAGTATCTTTTCCTACTTGAAAAGGCTCTCCTTCAAATAG GTTCCGATGACAAGCATGTTACTGATCTTGCAAATGAAGTCAGGCGCATTATTTCAGAAGAACACTGA